Within Pelotomaculum schinkii, the genomic segment GGTCGCTGGTGTTGCCAAACAGTTTTTTGAACAGGGACACATTCTCATCAAGGCTGGAACTGAAAGAATTGTTCAGTTCCTCAGAACCGGGTTGGAGAGCCGCCAGCTTTGCATCTATTTGCTGCCGTTTCCGTTCTTCCAGTGTTTGCGGTCTGCGTGGTTTGCGGAACATAACCATGCTCCTTCTGCACCATATTGGTGTAACTGTCTATTGCCGCCGCTTGTTGCATTTATTTCCACAGCTATGATATTCTCTGCAAGAAAGGTCCAGTTTATGCTAAAACCTTCCATTGAAATAAAAGTCAAGGAATAATGTGAATCTCTTAAAACATAATCTCTAACCATGACACCATGGCTAAAGCTCTTTGGAACCACCTGCATATAGGTGGTTTTCTATATAGACGAGAACACTAAAAGCCGCGAAATAAGCGGCTTTTAGTGTTTCTCGTTTTTTATATTTTCTATCCGCATGTCTTGATCACATGAAAGGATATTTTTTCTTCGTTGACTCATTCTAAAACATCAAATTGCCGGGTGTTTAAAGTACTTGACAGCAAGCCCTCCGTTTGGCTTTTATTTAACTTAATGATAGCATTCACAACTGTCATATATGATATTAATACATTATTTTCATCATACATTTCAATACCCCAAACATGGGATGTCTTTCCCTTATGCATGAGTTTTCCTTTGGCTATGATATAACCTTCTATCTTTTTCGATTTCATATGATTGGCAGTAATGGTCTGGCCGATTGCTGCTTGATCTTTGTCTATTATTTGATTTGATGCATAGCCTGCCACAGTCTCTCCTAATGAAATGATCGCACCACCGTGCAAAATCCCGAAGGCCTGACTATGAAACTGGGTTAAATTCATTTTAGCCTCGAGTGTATCGGTACCCGCACCAATATATTCAATATTTAACCCCTCGATTAAGTTCATTCTATTCACCAACTATTCTGATGTGGTCAATTGTATAATCATTTAAAGAATTTTCATCAATTTCTACTCCTAAACCAGAGCCTTTAGGTACTTGAATCATGCCATTTTCAACTATAATTTCAGGTTCAATGATATCTTTTTGAAAGTAACGCCGGGACGGTGCTAAATCTCCGGGAATATAAGTATCTTTTAAGCTTGCCAAATGAACGTGTAATATTTTAGAAATACCGCTCTCAACCATACTCCCTATCCAATAGAGAATATTATTCTCCCTGCAAATTTCAATCATTTGCTTTGCATAATACATTCCACCGATACGGCCTATTTTTAAATTCACGACTTTGCAGGCTTTTAACTGAATGGCTTTCTTTAAATCATCCACTGTTTGAATGCTTTCATCCAGGCATATGGGGACTTTTATCTCTTTCTGTAGTTTTTGATAGGCTAATAAATCCATTGAGGCCAGTGGTTCTTCGATACAAAGCAAGTCCAGTTGATCTAATTTTTTTAATTCATGCATTTGCTGCAATTCATAGCTCCTGTTGGCATCTGCCAGCAGTTTAAGATCAGGGTATTTTTCTTTAATTAACTTTAATTTGAAAAATCCATCTTCCGGTTTGATTTTAATTTTAAAGCGGATATACCCTTCTTTCTGAAAATAATCTATTTGTTGCATGAGGCTTGAAATATCCAAATCTCCCAGGACAATGCCTGCAGCGATCCTATCATGGGTTGCTTCAGCAAAAACAACATCCATAATAGGCTGCTGTTGACGCCTGGCGAACAGATCTAACAGCGCGTTTTCCAAACCGGCAATTGCCATTGGATAGGTTAAGTCAATCCATTTATGGAGTTCAAATGGATGCTTTATTTCTCGATTAACAACCCAAGGGATATAACTATTGATTAGTACGCTTTTCGAATCCATTAGTAATTCATTGCTATAAAATGGTTCATTAAAGGCGACAACTTCCCCATATCCTGTATTCCCCAGCTCATCTACCGCTCTGATGACAATTGTCTCCCGGTGGTTTAAGCTGGTTTGTGATGTTTTAAATGTGAAATTCAAAGGCATTTTAATTTGAAATAGTTCTATACTTTTAATCCACATAGTATCTCTTTAATAAATCCTTTTTTAATATTTTGCCTGATGGATTTTTAGGTAGTTCGTCCAAATAAACTATTTTTTGCGGAAGTTTATATTTAGCTATTTTCTTTACAAGATATTTGTATATTGCATCTTCATTCAATGAGGATACAACGAATAATACAGGAACTTGTCCCCATTTTTTGTCCTCCATACCGATAACTGCGCATTCGAATATCTCAGAATGCGCATACAAAATATTTTCAATTTCTTGAGGGTAAATATTTTCACCGCCAGAAATAATTATATTTTCACGGCGGTCAAGGATATATAAAAAACCGTCCTCATCTAAATACCCGATATCTTCCGTATTGAAAAAACCGGAGATGGTTTCCATTCCAAGATATCCATCCATTAACATCGGACTTTTAATTAAGACTTCACCAGCTCCATCTTCATCAGGATTTTTAATAGAAATCCTTACTTCCTCAAGCGGTACGCCGACCGAATCAA encodes:
- the menC gene encoding o-succinylbenzoate synthase, which produces MWIKSIELFQIKMPLNFTFKTSQTSLNHRETIVIRAVDELGNTGYGEVVAFNEPFYSNELLMDSKSVLINSYIPWVVNREIKHPFELHKWIDLTYPMAIAGLENALLDLFARRQQQPIMDVVFAEATHDRIAAGIVLGDLDISSLMQQIDYFQKEGYIRFKIKIKPEDGFFKLKLIKEKYPDLKLLADANRSYELQQMHELKKLDQLDLLCIEEPLASMDLLAYQKLQKEIKVPICLDESIQTVDDLKKAIQLKACKVVNLKIGRIGGMYYAKQMIEICRENNILYWIGSMVESGISKILHVHLASLKDTYIPGDLAPSRRYFQKDIIEPEIIVENGMIQVPKGSGLGVEIDENSLNDYTIDHIRIVGE
- a CDS encoding PaaI family thioesterase, which produces MNLIEGLNIEYIGAGTDTLEAKMNLTQFHSQAFGILHGGAIISLGETVAGYASNQIIDKDQAAIGQTITANHMKSKKIEGYIIAKGKLMHKGKTSHVWGIEMYDENNVLISYMTVVNAIIKLNKSQTEGLLSSTLNTRQFDVLE